ggaaggtaaagatttcttttatttcaaaaatatctttctaTTTGTTTGGGGCTTTTGTTCatgatcggtggtttgatagcctctcgattagcacatacctcgttaactttatgatctctgtacttacatgataaacaaattacttcatgattggctcgtttgtacgatttttattactcactcgttgagaaggatcgttaaactctcTCGTTcacttcgctcactcgttcgtttacgcgatccttcacaactggggaataaaaatcgtacgcactcaccaaccatgaagtaatctatattgCCAAAATGTTCccattttctgtttccattttctcggatacaaaaaagaaaaatgtaacaaatattttttttatttagtcaTGTTGGAGTTTCAGTACGAATTTTGCTTTCCAGAAACCGTTAACAGCAGCAGGCAAAGAGGCAAGACCCAGGAATAGAAAACCGTGCGCAAGAGATCTAGAACCAATAGATGgtttttcacctgacgtcacagcggccatgttgattcacagaacaatagaaaaaaaggTCTTTTGGGAGTTAAacctattataatgcaaaacacaTAATTTGCAATTGCTTTGTGcgtggccgtctcatcacgtgattgaaaaccatctatataaTAATAACCTTATTGAACTAGCTATCCGCGCTGGGAAAATAATGGTCTCTTctcttttttgcaagtttaggAACTCGACCAAaggggaagatatctgtttacaacattgctttaatttgttattcaaatgtggcaaccacagaaacaaaagaccctttgtttcgacagccaatgaggctctggttgacacgttaatgacaataggtgacgtcaccGATATCTTCGTTATATTTTCCCAGTTTACGATATGGACCCTAATCcttaatttgaataaaaattaagAGCGAAAGCTGATCATCGATTAAAATATTCAAGCCATTTTCGCCATAAATGTAAATCGTTTACTATTTCGTGCAAATAAACGGTATTAACGGTATTTTTAGGATACTATAACATTGTAATTCCGACTTCAAAAATTACAGACTAGGAGTAATTCGTTGATTCGGTTGGATAACGGGCTTTTTATGATAACCACTGAGGAAGCACAAAATTGGACATTTTTTTGTATTCAAATGATGAAAGTTTCGACCATGCGTTCAGTTAGCTTTTGACGTCGAACTCTATTAAAAGGCCAGGTCTTTCAAAAAGTTATTTGTTACATGACCGAGAGTGGCTATTTAATAGCAATTGGAGTATACACTTTGTCAACCAATGAGGACAGAGAAAACGCCATTAGTATAtaataaaacagtggatagcgttgagcGCGCGAGCTCagtgattggctactcaaactccggatatcctttgctattcacctccgagcaactcgcgcggAATTTGCACCCGAatgtgttgtaatctttgcaggaataaatgagttaaaatcatctttttgtgctatattatcttaCTGTTTTAGAAtacactaaaacaactattcaccttggtggctagtggtggatatttccCTCGCCGCTTcgtggctcggtaaatatccaccaatTTGCACTGTCATATGATTTCCACTGCCTTATACTTGATTTATTTTGCACCTGTTTGCAACTCCGTTGCGTAACTTGTTATTAGGCAAACTGTATTAGCTGGCATAATTATTTCAGAATCTTTGGAGACACCACAAAACAGGCTTAAATCAATTTTAAGTTGACATAGGCTCTTTTTCAGatattgttttgcataaagcttggaaaggaaaggaacttcatttaagcGTCTAGTCGTTCTGACActgaactgaaattaacaatcaacgtaaAACAAGGACATTAGGCTTTGAGGAAAAACGTCTTTTTGTAAAAAGGATGGCAGTTCCAAACACGAATTTCGAAATATCCTCACATGAACTAGTTCTGCAGAGAAGTCCTTCGGTCTTGGATGGCTCGCTATCTGTGATAAACAGCACGTTTACTCTTCAGGATCATGTCGAAATCATGCACCATTCGAGCGAGGAATTTCACGAAGCGGTAAGTTGGAGATGCAGCGAGTTAGGACCCTTGCCAACTACGACATTTTTCGCCGTCGAGTTAGAACCACCACTGTTTGATCATGTTGAAAATAGGAGTTGCAAGGGAAACACCATGCCCCAGTTATTATTTTCTACCGCCATTGTTTTACGCTCAAACCGTTGGTACTGTAATTGGTTCACTTCGTGCGGCAGcgaaagttaatttttttctgcgaGAAGTATGTACGTTACGTCTTGCAAACTTTCTGAATGCTCAACTTCTGTCGAGATTTCTGTATTagtctttcttttcttccttaAGCAGCATTGCCCTTTAAAACATGTGTCTTTCTCAACCTGACAAAGAGTAGTACAAAATCCAAGAGGACAAATAAAAATAAGGGTCAAATAATAATAGAGACATGAGATTTAtttgtatgaaaaaaaaatcgcattATATCAATGAAAACTTATTtttatgtcaaaaaaaaaaaagacaatcggATAAAATTTTCCACACCTTTTCGTCCGGAAACTGACCGCGGCTTTGAAAATAATTAGATTACCCCGTTGATTTGGAAAACCGTTACGAAATACACAAATGTAAATATAATCCTCACAGACTAGTCAGCTTCAAATTTGCCCCATGCAAGCGGTAATTAAAATCCATACCCAACAACTTCTTTAAGTAAGCAGAAATTTGAAGCGGATAATGTTTTTTGCGGTTGAGCACAGCAgtgaaaaaatttcaagatgaaGAAAGCAGACCTTTTTTGTAATTGATTGAATATCCTCTGCTTTGTTTTATAACTGCAATAACACATAATGAGCAGGTTGTCGAGTTTCAGAGGCAAACTTTCGTATGATATTTTTACCATAAAAAGAGCTTTTTAATTTCCGATCATTTTACTGACACTGATTGTTACGTAGAGTAATAAAACGAGTCTCACTTTTGCACTTTTGCAGAGTAGGTGTTTCTGTAAACAACTCTTTGTCCCAAGCACTAATTTGCATTTCATATCAACGAGAGAACATTGAAATTAAAAGTAAAGAAAACGTTAGCCATATTGCcttgaaatgggaaaaaatggGAACGGGAAATTTCACATTTGTTACAATGTCTTAATTTACGGAAATAAGGTTTTGCTTGTTGGCGCATTCAATCACTTCGAAAAACGACATTTTTGAGCAGGTgagatgaaaacaaaatattgacAGACATCATCATTCTCATTAGCAGCGCTTAATAGAAAACATTTATCCTCCTTAATTTGACTCTTTTGTCCTGTCCCTTTGTCTTTTCGTTATTAATTTTATAATGTTTTGGGTTATGATCGGTTTTAATCTTCCCTTTATCAAAATTATTTTCCGGTGTTCATCCTTGACTTCCACTACCATATGATAGATGGTTTTTAGAGTCTTGAGGCGGTTCAATTTATTAGTCTTTTCTCGTCCTCTCGAGAAGTAAAATAATAAACCTTCCGTTAACTACTTAGTTTATCGTTTTTCTAATGACGTCGCGGCCGCAATATGGCTCAAATCCGACGATAGTATACTTCCTCTGGTTTTAGCCGGCTGGCAACTAGAAACAATGAGGAGCTTTCGCCGGGTTCTTTAAGTATTCTCCCTACAAAGGAAACGATTAAGTGTAGTTCCGTGACTTTGACAGGTCGACACTTGGGGAAATTTTAAATATGTCATCccttttttcaaatgttccctTCTGGGTGATTGCATCATTGAGACAGGGGCTCACTGAAATTGGGACgtaatgttttctttcttctcctttCGGTCCCACCCAACACGCTTTTTGTCTGATTTTCTTTGTAAAGGTAAAACAAGAAATGAGAGAAAAAGGAATAGGCAGAGACCAGGCAATGGATTCGGTCCGTGTTCAGAGGCTAATACAAGTCTGTGATACCAAAGAAAGCACAGTCCTCTATCTTTTAGAAGAATGGAATTACGAACCGCAGGTGACAATGTCTTTGATGAGGTGTTCTGATCCACTTTTCCGCTTCAAAACGTTTGCAAGTCACTCACGACAGTTTCCTCATTTTAGCTTGTGTAATATTTACCTAATTTTTGTCGTCTCCTTCACAAACGTATTTCCTATTGCAtatgataatatcaaaatatcgaTATCAGTATGATATGAATAAAGAACGAGGCAGCACACATTTGTGATTATTATGgttttgattgttaaatctcaaaatatcatgataatatcaaaatatcaccGTGAGATGGCATACTAAAGTGGATGTGACCAAGTGTTGAGGggcttgatattttgatatatcatgataatatcacaatatcatgataatatgaAAATCTCAAAATCTCACAGTTGATCtgatatttatataataacccaagttattcacggattttgattggttcttgcctatgatctattagaggacagagacgcacgattgacgtcaccatcagcttttatgcgaagaaagtttaattctttattatataaaacaaatagattccatgttgccgtgggtctcttcagtaatagatcacagaagacgtcaaaatgtggtaagaacatcagtgacacactcggctatcgcctcgtgtgccacttttttgttcttaccacattttgacgtcatctgtgatctattactgaacagacgcacggcaacatggaatctatttgttaattagacCCTCTGCAATCCCGCACCTTAGTGTAAAAATGCAAGACTTAAATTCGTAATAACCATCGAAATAAAAATTATGACTGTCTCGCTGATCAATcaagtcaggagcccatcttggagcgtgcaacttccatacagcgtctgtgaaacggcgttttcacaagtaggtttatttttaggttagcccttcccgcgaattaggtcaaaaaacaaaggcagttccggttcggtgaccctatgacgtcagcttaatttcttgtaattggtcatcgggctcctgtgggagtctcattagcgggaaattcaatctaaaaataaccttacttgtgaaaacgccgttgcacgaaaataggtaatttgcacgctccagatgggctcctgatcaAGTTCAATTTCCGTACTATAAGTTAAGGTCCTTGTTTGTTCCAgatcaatttttggcaaaagctGGAAGAAGAAGGAGCCGTAATTTATAGTAAGACGCAAGAAAATGAAGTTAGTGAGACCTAATCGAATCGCATGTGAAACGTACACCATGTCATGCCAAATATGGCGAGCATATTATGTGAGAGAaacaccgtcggcttcctgggagagtaaaggaacttccgacgttaaataacgtgtacctttacctttacctaactTCACATTACGTAACGTATAGAAATGGTGAGTCCTTTTATTGCACTCTTTCTAATTTACAGTTCTTAGATCTAATTTTCACAAtcgttagttgttgtccttcagtagcatattgatagtaatgattccaagttcgagctAGGCCTGAACACTGCTGTGAATTTTTTATActcaattattccatcagagatcaactctagtattggaattgggcccacacaacggTGATCAaatccgaaggtcgtgagttcaaatcccaccctggtcagagtttttctctgtccttgtgtgggcccaattccaatactagggttgatctctgatggaataattgggtataaaaaaCTTCACAgaagtgttaggcctcactcgaacttggaatcattactcTAATTTTCATGTTAAGGCTTGGGTCGTAATGATTGCATTTACCCTTGGAGTCGCACTAACTTTGCTTTGCGAAACAGGTTTACAGATTCATTCAGCTGCTATGCGACGGTGGAGTTGATTTAGCAGCCCTTGGGGACTTTCTTCACAACAATCCGTTACACATAGCTGCAAAGAAGAATTACGTAACACTCGCACAATTCTTGGTCACAAACTATCCCAGCATGCTTCTCGCCACAAACAGTCAGGGAGAACTTCCGGTGGAAACTGCGATTGGATATGGCCAAGATGAAGTGGCCGCTTTCCTTATAAGGCAAATGGATCATAGAAGGTTGGTCAAACCATGCTGCTGAATTTCAGTTTTTGCCGCAAAAAGGTGTTACCATTAGATTTCTGTCAGCGCCCACGATGGAGGTGGATTTATATTGTTTTATCTCCAAACATGAAAAGCATGGCTTGTATAATTCATATCCGGGAACTTTTATTTGCGAATTAATAATTATACACAGGCAACCCAACACAACAATTGAGATTACTTCCAACAGTTACTTGACTTTTGCTTTTTTGTCAGTGGCAtaaaacttcaaaacaaacagaAGATCTTAATGTGGACCGTCTCAATGTGAATAACGAAAACAGTCGGCTGAGCACGCAAGACGGTCCAATGGGGATCTCATAGCACtaattttgttgtaaacatTTTTTCCTTAGAGCTTTACGATTGTTCAAAGCCAACCAGCAAAGAAAAGCTGCCATCAGTCTGATGAAAATCACTGAAGAGTTCAAACTGCAGGTATTCAGCAATGATGCTGACTTAAGTTAGTTTTTCAataaagaattcaaaatggcttaaACACCTTCAAGAAACTGTACTATTTAGATGGATTGACTATACAATATTACATCACCAAACAGATATGGGTGATATTGTAGTACtggaaacaacaattattgcCTAACAATATTCTCTCAAGGGCATCTTGTTGAGCAATAACCCAAACGTTGCCGGATTGAAACAGTGTTGTTAATCCTTCGTATAATACAGTCTCTTCGAAGTAAagttgttgaaactggtttgggCCATGTTAAGCTGCTTAACCAGCAGATGATTAACGTTCACTTGAATCGTTTTAAGGAGTGATTTCCTTGGCTTTCAATATTCAATCGTTATTTCCTACATGACTTACGAACATTTATTAAGGCAGACTTTAATGTGGAGTTTGGAACTCCAATGGTAAATAAATACATGAATAAGGTATGTGCGGCAAACGAACGCAAAAAGTTTGCTCAACAAAAACTAACTAagctaagggcgctttccatttgacagaactgaccggccaggccgggcatttggaaggactaactcaaCAACGCATTCAAATTAACaaacttcgaggatgatatatactcctccagaagaatgcgaggggttatcttgcaagtgttccttcaaattgttgcattttctttgcaaactaataggtctggccggccagttctgacaaaagctaggaaagcgccctaagtaaGCGATGTTTCATTTTCTGTGATAGAAAACTATCGTTGCTGTGTTGGATTGCTTGATATCTCCTCGCTGGCCGCATCCACCCTGCCTTCCGTTCGATTCGGTCCCATGCCTGTCCTGGCAGAACTTTCAAGACACGCCAACTCACTTTTACGTGACGTATGACATCTTGGAGAGTGACGTAAAGGGAAGATGCCCAGATGAGTCCGAATATGAGTACACACCCAAGTCGTGTTATTACAATCTGGCTAAACACCTTCAGCGAACTCTGAACAAGGTAGAGTTGATTTAAAACGATAAATTTGCTTCTACCTTAGTGCAGTTTcatgttattttttcctctttcttcCAGGACATTTTAAATCACGCTGTGATACAAACGTTGACTGcaagaaaatggcaaaaatatGCCCTCTTCTGGTTTAGGTGACGACATATGTTCTGTTTTTTCATGATTGCCATTCTTTTTAGTATCCGCGGTTTTCGATATGGTGGCAAGGCCGACCCTAACACTTACTTTATTGGGTTTTCAATTCAGAGGTAGAAAACCGGCAAATTCGAAGAAACTAGTTTAGTCATCTTCACACGCTAAGACACTCAAATGTACCAATCACAGGAGAAATCAAATATAAAATGCAGGAAACCATAATCGTTAAAGCCGGGACACACTAGACGATAAGTCGCTGCAatacgtcgcggggacaagtcgccgcaacaattcgccttgttTGACGCGgttaattttacgaaaaatcattgtcgctggggcagaattttgtcgcctcGACCAGTCGCACGCACTCacaccagtttgaattcgtgcgacttatcgcagcgacaaaataagcgaaagcagcgttgtcgcaccgtgtgtacacttcccggcggcaacaagtcgctgcgacagaatataaatgaaccaatgagagagcgtcatatggtcagccatattgaattagaaaactagttcacgtTCCccttcatacgagatcactgcgtgtgcacctaACAGGCGtggtgtcgcagcgacttgttttgcaagtagtacacatggagcaactcgTCGCAAagacctgtcgctgcgacttgtcgcctagtgtgtcccggcctttatgCTTTGGTGAGGGAAAATACAGCCGTTTCTCGTCACTTGAGGACCGAAGTTTGGGAAGCACTTTGTAACGTTGATTTTTATTAGTTGGCGAAAAGAAAACGGCAAAGGGACACTTCGAGATGCTTGTCAAAATCCTTGTACATCTAGTTTCCTGCATTTTTGGACGTATATGAAAAACTGAACTGTCATCTGGTTAGCAGAATTTCAGGACATGAGTGAAAGTGCCTAAATGAAAAtttgatttaaggacggtgcctactaattcaaaggtatttttgcgcggttttatgaatatgcggcaaaagcagatctcaataagtgttattaaaatccaaaaagaaaattgggggtaaccacgcattttccaaagataattaatcaacaatattagcaaaaaactttaaaatacaaagcaatgtatggcgttcctttccaaattaaagcttaattatctctgaaaaatgcatggttacccccaattttctttttggataccaagagcccTTGCTAAGTtatgctttctccgcataaatttaaaccgcgcaaaaatatccctgcattagtaaacactaccgataggaaatccgagtatccgGAGATTCGCAGAACGTATTCGCAATAACAatactaggcaccgtccttaatgcgctgttacactgtgcaatttttcgtgcaacttgtctcgcaacgccattgcaagacaagttgcatgaatcATTGCCCGATGTAACATACCTTGCCCGATGCCCGATGCCCGATGTCCCGATGTCCCGATGTCCCAATGTCCCAATGTCCCAATGTCCCGAtgcccaatgtaacataccttgcaacggccaaaaacgttgcgagacCAGTTGCAGAGGTGGTTCGTGCTCGGCTTTGGGAGCAAGAGGACCCCGATTCGATTCTCGGTGACTTCAATGTCTTTTTCGACTtccctctgatccgtgtagctatagcttcaAGTAACCGTAAAACGGAgaactgacagagggaggggggtaaagggcgcaccgtcggcttccattgataccagtttcgtgactgaaggaactaccgacgttacaTAAGtgcctttactttactttactttactttactttactttactttactttactttactttactttactttactttactttactttactttactttactttactttactttactttactttactttactttactttactttactttactttactttactttactttactttactttactttactttactttactttactttactttactttactttactttactttactttactttactttactttactttactttactttactttactttactttactttactttactttaaattaCATTACTTTACTTAACTTTACTTtaaattactttactttaagttactttacctttactttacctttactttacctttactttacctttactttacctttactttacctttactttacctttactttacctttactttacctttacttaacctttactttacctttactttacctttactttactttactttactttactttactttactttactctactttactttactttactttactttactttactttactttactttactttactttactttactttactttactttactttactttactttactttactttactttactttactttactttactttactttactttactttactttactttactttactttactttactttactttacttactttactttactttactttactttactttactttactttactttactttactttactttactttactttactttactttactttactttactttactttactttactttactttactttactttactttactttactttactttactttactttactttactttactttactttactttactttactttactttactttactttactttactttactttactttactttactttactttactttactttactttactttactttactttactttactttactttactttactttactttactttactttactttactttactttactttactttactttactttactttactttactttactttactttactttactttactttactttactttactttactttactttactttactttactttactttactttactttactttactttactttactttactagttctactttccgcaacggttgcaACGAATCTTTTAAGCATTGTgcagtgtaacatctgtcctgcaacttgtgtcgcgGCGGTTTGCGGCAACAGCCGATGAAACTGTTCCTTTgacctcatgtgatcatcgaaatgagacaagttgcatgaaacgttgctTAGTGTAACACctgtaaaacaacttgtttcgtaatgtgagaacgtttgtagaaatggcgttgcgaAACAAggtgcacgaaaaattgcacagtgtaacagcgcctttaatgGAATATCAGTATTGTGGTTCAGTTTGGTTAGGAACTTCTTCTCACTTTGAGACTTCGTTCCTAACGAACATTACTACTACCACGCCATGACGGATTTCAGAAATACGCTGACGAGGGTTTAAAGGCTGGCACACCCAAAACAGACTTTTTGAGAGCACTCTA
The sequence above is a segment of the Montipora foliosa isolate CH-2021 chromosome 2, ASM3666993v2, whole genome shotgun sequence genome. Coding sequences within it:
- the LOC137992144 gene encoding transient receptor potential cation channel subfamily A member 1-like isoform X2; the encoded protein is MAVPNTNFEISSHELVLQRSPSVLDGSLSVINSTFTLQDHVEIMHHSSEEFHEAVKQEMREKGIGRDQAMDSVRVQRLIQVCDTKESTVLYLLEEWNYEPQVYRFIQLLCDGGVDLAALGDFLHNNPLHIAAKKNYVTLAQFLVTNYPSMLLATNSQGELPVETAIGYGQDEVAAFLIRQMDHRRALRLFKANQQRKAAISLMKITEEFKLQKTIVAVLDCLISPRWPHPPCLPFDSVPCLSWQNFQDTPTHFYVTYDILESDVKGRCPDESEYEYTPKSCYYNLAKHLQRTLNKDILNHAVIQTLTARKWQKYALFWFSAFCSSMIFAAQSRDPLDYGASKGRLVPDFWSILVTLWFLADECSELRREPKEYMLDIFNYLDLSGYSLILITYVFRYLQSDQQWTFGSLAVLVNFIGIFKYSIGSRETGLYIKCLGKVIYKDIPRFLSVFVIILLTFSLSFFLAIKGYESKLKFSPLRNDINCTTEIGCVVMAGVMTWLEGSAIVSSLNDVGFLAALLIIIFMISVSVILLNILIAQLSLTYEMVQEESLLSFTALRMQAVATIEWQSRFKYWNCRKKYYIPGELKTKEEMGDLMSVSREQSDVKHSFYNQIKRVQQRVIDKMRANVNQRKR
- the LOC137992144 gene encoding uncharacterized protein isoform X4, with protein sequence MAVPNTNFEISSHELVLQRSPSVLDGSLSVINSTFTLQDHVEIMHHSSEEFHEAVKQEMREKGIGRDQAMDSVRVQRLIQVCDTKESTVLYLLEEWNYEPQVYRFIQLLCDGGVDLAALGDFLHNNPLHIAAKKNYVTLAQFLVTNYPSMLLATNSQGELPVETAIGYGQDEVAAFLIRQMDHRRALRLFKANQQRKAAISLMKITEEFKLQKTIVAVLDCLISPRWPHPPCLPFDSVPCLSWQNFQDTPTHFYVTYDILESDVKGRCPDESEYEYTPKSCYYNLAKHLQRTLNKDILNHAVIQTLTARKWQKYALFWFRVRALNYILFLSAFCSSMIFAAQSRDPLDYGASKGRLVPDFWSILVTLWFLADECSELRRETGLYIKCLGKVIYKDIPRFLSVFVIILLTFSLSFFLAIKGYESKLKFSPLRNDINCTTEIGCVVMAGVMTWLEGSAIVSSLNDVGFLAALLIIIFMISVSVILLNILIAQLSLTYEMVQEESLLSFTALRMQAVATIEWQSRFKYWNCRKKYYIPGELKTKEEMGDLMSVSREQSDVKHSFYNQIKRVQQRVIDKMRANVNQRKR